Proteins from a single region of Oryza brachyantha chromosome 6, ObraRS2, whole genome shotgun sequence:
- the LOC102706392 gene encoding peptidyl-prolyl cis-trans isomerase CYP59: MSVLIVTSVGDIEVDLHADLCPLTTKNFLKLCKMKYYNGCLFHKVEKDFLAQTGDPTGTGAGGDSVYKFLYGDQARFFDDEIRPELRHSKKGTIAMASAGENCNASQFYITLRDDVDYLDDKHTVFGIVAEGFDTLTKINETYVDDKGRPFKDIRIKHTYVLDDPFDDPPQLSELIPENSPVGKPQDEIAEERLEDSWVPLDDTVAPEELEEMIRSKEAHTNAVILESVGDIPDAEIKPPDNVLFVCKLNPVTQDEDLYTIFSRFGTVTSAEIIRDYKTGDSLCYAFIEFETKEACERAFFKMDNCLIDDRRIHVDFSQSVSKLWGQFRQSKRNANKDGCFKCGAPDHMAKDCDQGTEQKNKGPNYVLKDENTQRGGNNRRSYDLIFDGDDENYTDQQDPGSADRQKIQRTDDWRSGLPPRDDRDRINQERTRSDENGKEGDRDRGSRKHEDYCHHGKPGERNSSRYDDRDYSKHESRNKYRDGDDDNRRQSRGSRYGMDKYDGERRYREDDGHGRSDRSSDRHKRDESDDRKRSPDAGRHRREDRVHRETSKHRERRHRDDR, from the exons GATGAAGTATTACAATGGTTGCCTGTTCCACAAGGTGGAGAAGGATTTCCTGGCACAAACTGGGGACCCAACTGGAACAGGAGCTGGAGGCGATTCTGTATACAA GTTCCTTTATGGTGACCAAGCTCGATTTTTTGATGATGAGATCCGTCCTGAGCTCAGGCATTCAAAAAAAGGAACTATTGCTATGGCAAGTGCTGGTGAAAACTGCAATGCCTCGCAG TTTTACATCACCTTGCGGGATGACGTGGACTACCTTGATGATAAACACACT GTGTTTGGTATAGTTGCCGAAGGCTTTGACACACTGACAAAGATAAATGAAACATATGTTGATGATAAAGGGAGACCATTTAAGGACATCAG GATTAAACATACATATGTTTTGGATGACCCTTTTGATGATCCTCCTCAGCTCAGTGAACTCATTCCTGAGAATTCTCCTGTAGGGAAACCACAGGATGAG ATTGCAGAAGAACGTTTAGAGGATAGCTGGGTTCCTCTGGATGATACAGTGGCTCCTGAAGAACTTGAGGAGATGATCCGCTCCAAAGAAGCACATACAAATGCTGTGATTCTTGAGAGC GTAGGAGATATTCCAGATGCTGAAATCAAACCACCAGacaatgttttatttgtttgtaaacTCAACCCAGTAACACAA GATGAAGAtttatacacaattttttCTCGTTTTGGAACTGTGACATC AGCTGAAATAATCCGTGATTACAAGACCGGTGATAGTTTATGCTATGCTTTTATTG AATTCGAGACAAAGGAGGCTTGTGAACGTGCATTCTTCAAG ATGGATAATTGTTTGATTGACGATCGAAGAATACATGTTGACTTTAGTCAAAGCGTTTCAAAACTGTGGGGTCAGTTCAGACAGAGCAAAAGAAATGCAAATAAAG ATGGGTGTTTCAAGTGCGGTGCAcctgatcacatggccaaagACTGTGACCAGGGAACTGAGCAGAAAAACAAAGGCCCGAATTATGTCCTGAAAGATGAAAACACTCAACGTGGTGGGAATAACCGTCGAAG CTATGATCTCATCTTTGATGGAGATGATGAAAATTATACAGATCAGCAAGATCCTGGAAGTGCTGACCGACAAAAAATCCAAAGAACAGATGACTGGAGATCAGGTCTGCCACCTCGGGATGACCGTGATAGGATTAATCAAGAGAGAACTCGCAGTGATGAGAATGGTAAGGAAGGTGATAGGGACCGAGGGAGTCGGAAGCATGAGGACTACTGCCATCACGGTAAACCTGGTGAACGTAACTCTAGTAGGTACGATGATCGTGACTACAGCAAGCACGAGAGCAGGAACAAATATAGGGATGGCGATGATGATAACAGACGTCAATCAAGAGGCAGCCGATATGGCATGGATAAGTATGATGGTGAACGGCGCTACAGAGAAGACGATGGCCATGGGAGGAGTGACCGGAGCAGCGATCGCCACAAGAGAGACGAAAGTGATGACAGGAAAAGAAGCCCAGATGCTGGTAGGCATAGAAGAGAAGACAGGGTGCACCGTGAGACGAGCAAGCATCGGGAAAGAAGGCACAGAGATGACAGATAG
- the LOC102706667 gene encoding uncharacterized protein LOC102706667: MSLELAGGEMGAHNYSHKMLQDMCIMLFIFLAFLNQLALSSSYYAYSDKISKSTNGLEEISYHALYESIGTPKNGYSGAMATLDVYNFAYLKTPEVSAAMVRVSNYVDERRIGLNDIQAGWAIDPFTYGDSKTHFFVSWTTDFYNKTGCFNLECEGFVPVNDAPVTPGDVLDPANNQTKITFKIFKDKNDGDWWLYFGYDINNLKRAGFWPKNIFNRMEDHATHVQWEGFTNAYKGHSSPPMGNGRWPGKMSATIQNVLYVGTDGQSYDPPVWPIGLEVYVTNTRCYQVSIVENNMFYYGGPGGCKHDWLNKY, encoded by the exons ATGTCGCTTGAACTGGCCGGTGGTGAAATGGGAGCTCACAACTATTCTCACAAAATGCTGCAAGATATGTGCATTATgctgtttatatttttggcaTTCTTAAATCAGTTGGCTCTATCATCATCCTATTACGCATATTCAGATAAGATTTCCAAATCAACGAATGGTTTGGAAGAAATCTCATAT CATGCACTATATGAATCAATAGGAACCCCTAAAAATGGATATAGCGGTGCCATGGCTACTCTGGAcgtatataattttgcatactTGAAGACACCTGAAGTAAGTGCTGCTATGGTTAGAGTATCAAATTACGTTGACGAAAGGAGAATTGGTCTCAATGATATACAAGCTGGATGGGCG attGATCCATTCACATATGGTGATAGCAAAACCCACTTCTTTGTATCTTGGACG ACTGATTTTTACAATAAAACTGGATGCTTTAATTTGGAATGTGAAGGTTTTGTGCCAGTGAACGATGCCCCAGTGACTCCAGGAGATGTGTTAGACCCAGCTAATAACCAAACTAAAATAACATTCAAGATATTTAAG GACAAAAATGATGGAGATTGGTGGCTCTACTTTGGATACGACATCAACAATCTAAAACGAGCTGGATTTTGGCcaaagaatatttttaatcGTATGGAGGATCATGCTACTCATGTACAATGGGAAGGCTTTACTAATGCCTACAAAGGACACTCAAGTCCTCCAATGGGCAACGGGCGTTGGCCAGGAAAAATGTCCGCAACCATTCAGAATGTGTTGTATGTTGGTACCGATGGCCAGTCCTATGACCCTCCTGTTTGGCCTATTGGTCTTGAAGTTTATGTAACCAATACGAGATGCTACCAAGTTAGTATAGTTGAGAATAACATGTTCTACTATGGGGGGCCAGGTGGTTGCAAGCATGACTggttaaataaatattaa